From Triticum aestivum cultivar Chinese Spring chromosome 4A, IWGSC CS RefSeq v2.1, whole genome shotgun sequence, a single genomic window includes:
- the LOC123085028 gene encoding mannose-1-phosphate guanyltransferase alpha: MAGSEQRVVAVIMVGGPTKGTRFRPLSLNVPKPLFPLAGQPMVHHHISACRRIPNLAQIYLIGFYEEREFALYVSSISNELRIPVRYLREDKPRGSAGGLYSFRDYIMEDTPAHIVLLNCDVCSSFPLPDMLEAHKKYGGMGTLLVNKVSAESANQFGELVADPETNELLHYTEKPETFVSDLINCGVYIFTPKILLAIEDVLKQKKDRANLRRVSSFEALQSATKAIPADYVRLDQDILSPLAGKKELYTYQTLDFWEQIKTPGMSLRCSGLYLSQFRHTSPHLLASGDGKKGATIVGDVYIHPSAKVHLTAKIGPNVSISANARIGAGARLISCIILDDVEIMENAVVIHSIVGWKSTVGKWSRVQGEGDHNAKLGITILGEAVDVEDEVVVTNSIVLPNKTLNASVQDEIIL; this comes from the exons ATGGCCGGCTCCGAGCAGCGCGTCGTCGCCGTCATCATGGTCGGCGGCCCCACCAAAG GGACGCGGTTCCGGCCGCTGTCGCTCAACGTGCCCAAGCCGCTCTTCCCGCTCGCCGGCCAGCCCATGGTGCACCACCACATCTCCGCCTGCCGCCGC ATCCCCAACCTGGCGCAGATATACCTCATCGGGTTCTACGAGGAGCGGGAGTTCGCGCTCTACGTTTCCTCCATCTCCAACGAGCTCAGGATCCCTGTCAG GTACCTGAGGGAGGATAAGCCACGCGGGTCAGCCGGAGGGCTCTACAGCTTCAGGGACTACATCATGGAGGACACTCCG GCACACATTGTTTTGCTGAACTGTGACGTCTGTTCTAGTTTCCCCTTGCCAGACATGCTCG AGGCCCATAAAAAGTATGGAGGCATGGGCACTTTGCTAGTCAATAAG GTATCTGCGGAGTCAGCCAACCAATTTGGCGAGTTAGTAGCTGACCCTGAAACAAATGAACTGTTACACTATACAGAAAAACCAGAGACTTTT GTGAGTGATCTCATAAATTGTGGAGTCTATATATTTACACCCAAGATATTACTTGCTATCGAGGATGTCCTAAAACAGAAGAAAGACAGAG CTAATTTGCGCCGTGTATCCAGCTTTGAAGCTCTTCAATCAGCAACGAA GGCAATTCCGGCAGATTATGTTAGGTTAGATCAAGATATCTTATCTCCTCTAGCAGGAAAGAAGGAACTTTACACATACCAGACACTTGATTTTTGGGAACAGATCAAGACCCCAGG GATGTCTTTGAGATGCTCTGGCCTATATCTCTCCCAGTTCCGCCATACCTCTCCTCATCTTTTAGCATCTGGAGATGGCAAAAAGGGTGCCACTATCGTAGGTGACGTATACATCCATCCATCTGCAAAGGTGCATCTAACTGCAAAG ATTGGTCCTAATGTTTCGATATCAGCAAATGCACGCATTGGAGCTGGTGCCAGGCTTATCAGTTGCATCATTCTGGATGATGTTGAAATTATG GAGAATGCAGTTGTCATACATTCAATAGTAGGGTGGAAGTCAACAGTAGGGAAATGGTCACGTGTACAG GGTGAAGGTGACCACAATGCCAAACTTGGTATCACCATTCTTG GTGAAGCCgttgatgttgaagatgaagtaGTTGTAACTAACAGTATCGTGCTCCCAAATAAAACTCTCAATGCCAGTGTGCAAGATGAGATCATCCTATAA
- the LOC123081718 gene encoding cyclin-A3-1, with translation MEVSDEESVTGPARSLGTDSEPEQPDPAAAAAAIAPYPGDIDDETAADLARLLDPDSEQPDPAALRAGMAPYLGDIDRYMRSLEASRRPRDDYIWTTQEDINPKMRAVLVDWLVDVACTFRLPADTLHLAVSYVDRFLTTSVIKRHELQLLGVTALLVAAKYEDDIFVHEVQRYRGVTGNTYTAQQVVKMETDILKSLNFEMGSPTARTFLRRYITVCRGRDRAKAEKLEFLCSYLAELSLLDYDCIQFNPSVVAAAYLFLARFTISPTAHPWNLTLQRNTKYKVSDLKSCILMIHELQLNGTYPGLKEDAVKVKYNDRELEGVSAMASPKNMPPRFLKNIRR, from the exons ATGGAGGTCAGCGACGAGGAGAGCGTGACTGGCCCCGCCCGCTCGCTGGGCACGGACTCGGAGCCGGAGCAGCCGGACCCCGCCGCGGCCGCAGCGGCTATCGCGCCGTACCCGGGGGACATCGACGACGAGACCGCGGCCGACCTCGCCCGCCTGCTGGACCCGGACTCGGAGCAGCCGGACCCCGCCGCGCTCCGGGCGGGTATGGCGCCGTACCTCGGGGACATCGACCGGTACATGCGGTCCCTGGAG GCATCGAGGAGGCCGAGGGATGACTATATCTGGACAACACAGGAAGATATCAATCCCAAAATGAGGGCGGTCCTAGTGGACTGGCTGGTGGACGTGGCTTGTACATTCAGGCTTCCTGCTGACACACTTCACCTTGCAGTTTCATATGTCGACCGCTTCCTCACAACAAGTGTCATTAAACGGCATGAGCTGCAATTACTTGGTGTGACCGCATTGCTTGTTGCTGC GAAATATGAAGATGACATATTTGTGCATGAGGTCCAAAGATACAGGGGCGTTACTGGCAACACGTACACCGCGCAGCAG GTTGTGAAGATGGAGACTGACATACTGAAATCTCTTAACTTTGAGATGGGGAGTCCTACTGCAAGAACTTTTCTAAG GAGATACATAACTGTTTGCCGCGGACGCGAT CGTGCAAAAGCGGAGAAGCTGGAGTTTCTGTGTAGCTACCTTGCAGAATTGAGCTTGCTGGACTATGACTGCATACAGTTCAATCCATCAGTTGTTGCTGCTGCCTACCTTTTTTTGGCCAGGTTCACAATCAGCCCAACTGCCCATCCTTGG AACCTGACGCTGCAAAGGAACACGAAATACAAGGTCTCTGATCTCAAGTCTTGCATCTTGATGATACACGAATTGCAGTTGAATGGAACGTATCCGGGCCTGAAAGAAGACGCCGTCAAAGTCAAGTATAATGATCGCGAG CTTGAGGGTGTGTCGGCAATGGCTTCACCTAAAAATATGCCTCCGCGTTTCCTGAAGAACATCAGACGGTGA